In Risungbinella massiliensis, a single window of DNA contains:
- a CDS encoding ATP-binding cassette domain-containing protein gives MRKWMGTIFRSLPMLGFLVLISTILAGYLSVGIAKAFQAFIASLLGNKTVLDEFIAYFQWWITDMISHVEKLFSITISLDVTGLTSDRVIIGIIMVLVYFSSDATNAIATRHFEYISRYTLVSIKEKILGNILHSSESIDQGQKESFEHAFLAFTNVAEKVFIFILESMRSFFYVFAMLAISSVLTLCTLILAVCVFFVVFMRRKSAQLAIKRSKIWIEESLKVRQILKDDQLIIQFQYEDEEVKNYHDLAAKALKLESSYQWNNVKQVVSTSLLNQCGKLIAIFGGLLFLIPSGHMEMSAMVGFIFLIANFYYSIDRLVEVMFCYQELKGHIQEVKKLPIRKKKVFNREIQLTQVDSVRMDEVIIYPGERLFIIGPSGSGKSTLLKKFLYLFEIGETEMEINHIQHSSFSRKEINQLIAYVNQECSYKTGTIWDNLQMVKGITKEQAVQELEKLGLPLGILSQGLETPMDHLSGGQRQRVVLARAFLKLHFAPILLLDEATSALDKATAGKVDERIQTWQENKIVIEVTHKLDLSQPRPSHHKIAHVINGKLRLIS, from the coding sequence ATGCGTAAGTGGATGGGAACTATTTTTCGATCTTTACCAATGTTGGGGTTTCTTGTTCTGATTAGTACCATCTTGGCAGGATACTTGTCTGTTGGAATTGCCAAGGCATTTCAGGCTTTTATTGCTTCCTTGTTAGGTAATAAAACGGTTCTAGATGAGTTTATTGCTTACTTTCAATGGTGGATCACCGATATGATCTCGCACGTTGAAAAGCTATTTTCAATTACCATTTCACTTGATGTAACAGGACTAACATCGGACCGAGTAATTATCGGAATCATCATGGTATTGGTATATTTCTCTTCAGATGCAACAAATGCTATCGCAACCAGACACTTTGAATATATCTCCAGGTATACACTTGTTAGCATCAAGGAAAAGATATTAGGTAATATTCTTCATTCATCTGAATCAATAGACCAGGGACAGAAAGAAAGTTTTGAACATGCTTTTTTGGCTTTTACCAATGTAGCAGAGAAAGTATTTATATTTATACTGGAATCGATGCGGTCCTTTTTTTATGTATTTGCAATGCTCGCAATCTCCTCTGTACTGACTCTGTGTACGTTAATATTGGCAGTCTGTGTTTTCTTCGTTGTTTTCATGAGGAGAAAAAGCGCTCAGCTAGCCATAAAACGAAGTAAAATATGGATAGAAGAGAGCTTAAAAGTTCGCCAAATCCTAAAAGACGATCAACTTATCATACAATTTCAATACGAAGATGAAGAAGTAAAAAATTACCACGATTTAGCTGCGAAGGCTCTAAAATTGGAAAGCAGCTATCAATGGAACAATGTAAAACAAGTTGTTTCGACATCCTTGCTCAATCAATGTGGTAAGTTAATTGCTATATTTGGAGGACTACTATTTTTGATTCCATCTGGGCATATGGAAATGAGCGCAATGGTAGGCTTTATCTTCTTGATTGCAAATTTCTACTATTCCATCGACCGACTAGTAGAGGTAATGTTTTGTTACCAAGAGTTAAAAGGGCACATTCAAGAGGTAAAGAAACTTCCCATACGGAAGAAAAAGGTTTTCAACCGGGAGATCCAACTCACCCAAGTTGACTCTGTTCGTATGGATGAAGTGATAATCTATCCAGGAGAGCGACTTTTTATTATCGGCCCATCGGGATCAGGAAAAAGTACGTTATTAAAAAAGTTTCTCTATCTATTTGAAATTGGCGAGACAGAGATGGAAATTAATCATATTCAACACAGTTCTTTTAGTAGGAAAGAGATAAACCAGTTAATTGCTTATGTAAATCAAGAGTGTTCCTACAAGACAGGTACCATTTGGGACAATCTCCAAATGGTAAAAGGAATTACCAAAGAGCAAGCCGTTCAAGAGCTTGAAAAGTTGGGGCTTCCTCTAGGTATTCTTTCACAAGGACTAGAGACTCCAATGGATCATCTATCTGGAGGGCAACGTCAACGAGTAGTGTTAGCTAGAGCTTTCTTAAAATTACATTTTGCTCCTATTCTACTTCTCGATGAAGCTACTTCAGCACTCGATAAAGCTACTGCAGGGAAAGTAGACGAGAGAATTCAAACATGGCAAGAGAATAAAATTGTGATAGAAGTGACCCATAAGCTGGATCTTTCTCAGCCTCGTCCTTCTCATCATAAAATCGCTCATGTAATCAATGGAAAACTTCGATTGATTTCGTGA